A window of Calypte anna isolate BGI_N300 chromosome 5A, bCalAnn1_v1.p, whole genome shotgun sequence genomic DNA:
gaatgCAGATGGGACCTGAGGATTTGAAGAGCAACAAGGAAGAGGCACCTGCAGGTTTATGGCAGAAACCAGGAGAAGGGACTGAAGGCCAAAGGTTGTTTCTTCCCCATTCCTGGGGAAAATGACCCAGCAAGGTTGTCTTGTGGGAATAAGGACCCAGACTATGGAATCACAAGAGGATCTCACTGAGAAGGCACTAGGGAAGAAGAAGCATATGGTTTTAGGTTAAGAAGATTCATCCTGGTTTCCTATCACTGAGTAGGACAAAAACTGCACAGAGTTTGGGATGTTAGAGAAAATgcttcagagctttttttttttttttttttaacagcaaaaagaaatgtaaagctCTTTTCAAATCATTAAAATGCTGAACGTTTATACAGcaaaaattgtattaaaaacagcagcagacaaAGTACATCCCATCACCACTGGCAAGGGACATGTAAAATGTTTATAAGGTTAACTATAAAACAATTTTACAACCAAAATATGAACAGGCCAATtcaagtatatatatatatacagaatatattaaaatcatataaattatatatttatacaaagGGCACAATTATAGCAAAAAGCTATCACTGACTAAACAGAACTGAGCTTGAATTATTAGTTTCACCTAGAGATGTTATTTTCTCCcaaattaagtttttttcattttttttttaaaacctggaTAGATTGATCCCTCAGGTACCAAGAgtcaagaaagcaaaaggataaaaaataaaaaaaaaaacaaccaaactgCAAATCAAAGAGTTTTCATCCTGTGTGAAATGAAAGTAACAGTGGGCGGGGTACATCTCTCATGAAATTCTGATTTAATTATTTCCATAGTAAATATTTACCAGCTCTCTGAAAAAGTCAGGAATTTCAAGTGAGCCACCTCAGATGTACCACCCTGGCACAGATATTTGATTACATTTTGAATACTGTTTTGATTTGCAAacatttgggggaaaaaaaaaaaaaaaagatacaaatacATCTCTATctagaaaaaagaggaaaaaaaaaaaggtgacagaTGGCAGCAAGttgaaaactgaacaaaaatacTCAGTTGAACTAAAAATGAGGCTCTCCTTACAGCACTTTGGGTAGTAAGTGAgcttaaaaatcattttaaattgcttttttttttttaaattcaaaacatAACAGCATATAACCACAGTCCATTCAAGCACTGGCAAAGCTGAACAGTCCCATCCTTGGGCTTAGATTTAAACAGGACCTAAGTGCTTTCCTGAATTCAGGTCTCTGTAAATAAGTTCTGTAGAAGTTGTACCTAAAACTTCTGTCTTGCTGAGGCACTACCCCCCCCTTCATTAATGCCAGTTTTTCAAGGCTCACCACATCTCAATGAACCCAAGGGTATGCAAAAAGCAATCAGAGCAAGTTAATTTaagcagagataaaaaaggCCAGACTACACATACCCAGAACATTGACAAACttagttctgtttttttaaggaaaaaaaaaaaaaaagtaaagaggTTTCATCAGACACAGGTTAAATGGGAGGGTGGGgaataaaaggaattaaaaaaaaaaaccaaaccagccaTATACCATACATAATGAACAGTGAATATCTATTTCTCTGAAAGGAAATCAATGCAAACAGGATCTCCTCAGTTTCAAGTAATCCTTGATGCCTTTTTGGGCAGCTGTGTTATACCATAATAGatattttaatagcttttatAGTCTACAATTTAGGCAGCTAATTTTTCTCTTACATATCCAATTATCTCTAGTGAACATTCACCTATGGCTGTCCACACATTCTGTATTAGCTCCTTGAGAAACTATTCAAGTTAAATTATACTGTAAATTAAAGACAGTTACATTCTGTATGCTCCTCCTAGGTTTTGAAAAATAGGTTTTAAAGGCTTGTCAAAGTTTAGAAGCAAAAacctttccattaaaaaatctcagcttaaaaaaatcattaagacACCTTGTTCTGATTCCAGGGTACTGATAAAAAGTGTTACAAATATACTACAATTTGACCAAGACAACTTCATGAATATGCTGCCTTTGAGCATGCAACCCCACCGATATCTGTCGAGTTCCAGGTATCAAGGTATCCCAAAACTCCACCACAGTTCCTCACAACTGCCTCGTCAgttcccccatccccaccctaTGAAGAACATTATAAAAACCTCCGAGTTagtggccaaaaaaaaaaaaaaaaaatcttcacagtaAGTTCAAGAAAAACTTTATTGTGGCAAAGCCTTCCATCAGTCAACCGGCCCCTGAAAAATGAGCTTGATGCAGTTGTGCTCCCCACTCAGCTGTGTTGCACAGAAGGGGCAGGCAGCGTGGAAGGCGTGAGTCCCGTGAGGCAGTGGGATCTGGGACCAGTATTTTGCAGACTTTTCAGAGCAGACGTGTCCACAGGGGGTGAAAGCATGAGTGGGGGGGCCAGCGTCCACGTAAAAACCCGCTTCGCAACCCAGCCAGAGGGGCACGTAGGGCCCAACGGTTCTGCACATGGGACATTCCCTCTCGTTGGCCTCCGTGTCACTACGGTGTCCCCAGTTGTGATAGCCATGGACGTGGCCACAGCTGAGGTAGGCCCAGGGCTGCTTCTCTTCCACCACGTCCTTACGGTTGATGCTGGGAAAAGCCAAAGTGTTCAAGCCCACGGGGCACTGGGGTCTGGCGGCGTTGATCTCCTGCCGCAGGGCTTCGATGTGCTTCTGAGTCGGGGTGTGGAAAAGCCCGTCTGCTGTCCTCCAGAGAAGGGTGGCTCCACACAGGTCGATGAGGGAACCATCCTGGAGGATGTTGGTCTCATTTTCTACCTAGGGGGAGGATATCAAGATAAGGAGTTAAGCCCGAGAGCTTTCACAGACAACTGGAGTTAATTCTAGAAACGCGCGGGGCTTCCTCGGCAAATCGCTGCTAcctgattttattgttttcttttttcctcagggctgaaTCTACCTCATGTCTCCTACcctaaatattaaatatattaatgtaatttaatattataataaGCACGggtctctgctggaacaggaGGTCCTAAAATTGCAGCTGTCCCACAGCATGGCAAGATTAATTATTACACAGCCTTCCTGCCTGAAATTCTTTGGGAAAGGTATTACAGGAGTTGTCACTCCTGGATTTACAAATCCCCTCTGCCTCTGAgcatgctgcttttcctctctaaTAGTGATCCTCTGTCTGCCTTTGGcatgtttcatagaatcatagagtcctagaattggctgggttggaagggacctcagagatcatcaagtccaacccttgatccactcccactgcagttcccagcccatggcactcagtgccacatccaggctctttggaaagatctccagacatggagaatccactacttccctgggcagcccattccaatgcctgatcaccctctccagaaagaaattctttcgaatctccaacctaaacctcccctggcacaacttgagaccctgccctcttgtcttgctgagagttgcctgggaaaagagcccaacccccccctggctccaacctcctttcagggagttggagagagtgatgaggtctcccctgagcctcctcttctccagcctcaacacccccagctccctcagcccttcctcacaggacttgtgctggatcccttcacagcctccttgctcttctctggacctgctccagcacctcaatctccttcctgagctgaggggcccagaactggacacagtttcAGGTAGGTTCAGGATGGACTGAAGAGGAAACCTGCCATTCCCTAAGGGCTGTATTCATGGATTGTTCCCCTGGAATTCCCTGCCCATCTAGACTGGCAGAGGCTTCTCATGCAGCAGATTATCTTTTTGGGACTCAAAACTGCTACCTAGGACAGACCAGCTGCCCagctactcttttttttttattttttttggcttgtgGAAAATGTAAAGCACTTTGCAGAAGCCTGAACTCCTGCAGGGTTCCTCAGCAGCAGTGAAACTCTTCCACAGATGCATTAGGGATAAATGACAGACCCAGCACACAGGTACTTATGCACATTTTATCTTCACAGCAGAGGGAATTACCAGGGGAATTTCTGATGTGATCAGCTGAGGCCACACAGGCTCAAACTCTGAACAGTTAACCATCCCCACTAGTTAGGCCCTTTATTTAATGAGGTTTTCCATGCAAATACAACCCCAATGTGTGCTGCCTAAAGGCTTTTCTCATCTGACTAAGAGCAGgtacttaaaacattttcaaggGATTATGCCAAATGCACATTGTACTCtgttgaaatattaatttattttaatgccaCAAACATATGAGCAACTCGTGCCTACTGGTCCCAATTCAATAATGCTTAAGATATATTAAAAAGGTTctttatgaaattaaaagataaCAGACCTACTGCCTGGCTATATACATGGAAACTAGGTAGAAAATACCACTAAGGCAAATCAAATacccaaacacaaatacattAAGTAGGTCACATGAAATATTCACATCTGCCTAAGAACACTATGAATTATAACCAATTTGGCATTCAGATTTTAATCCAGTTTAAATTCAGATTACCTGGGGATCACCCTTGCCCCAAACACCTAGATGGTACAATacagactagaaaaaaaaaaaaaaggtcaccAGCAGAAAAATCCAGTGGTTGAAGTAGAGATGAGGGAAGCATTTGAAGCACCTTTTTGATAATTCCTTCCCAAACAGCAACACAAAAAGCTCTCTCATAtgcactgtgttcagttcatTATACAGTGTGCATTTGGTTTTATGAACCCAATCAAGGAATACTGATCACATCAATACCAGTGTGccatgtaattttatttaaatgaggATTCAAGTCATTTTGGATGCAGGGAAAGGAATTTATTTGCTTGACTATTGCCTTTCTTCAGCAGCACTAAAAAAGGTGTTTTGCTAACCAAGTACAAGGGGTGCAATTGCAACATCATCTGTCTCAGTCCCCCAGGCAATATTTGCCTGCCACCATTCAAGTGACAAAGCAATTTATGTACTGCAGGCTGCCTCCTGAAAACAGAGCAGGAGATGCAAACCCCCCCTTCCTAACTCCTTTAAGCAACCagttttctgcaaagctgagaAGTCAGGTCAGGTGAGGGCATGGGGTACCTCAAACACCAGCAGCCCAGTGGGAAACGCAAGGCACAAAAGCAACTTTGGCACCAAGAAGAGAAGGATTCTCCCCCATCCCATCGTGTGCCCCCTTTCTCCATCCTTAAACCTGAGCAGCTGGGTGaaagctgcaaaagaaaagggGTGTCTTCACAGGAGCTGAACATCCTCTGACTTTCCAAATGCTGACACAGAGTACAAGAGGTGAACCATGAAGGTTCTTCCAGGTCTACAGGCAGGACAACAAACCAACCTGCCCAGAGACAAATGCCTTCTGGGTCCTTTGCATGCAAGCAAACTCCCTTTTAAGACATTACTGGAaaacccagctccctgtgcagTTACTTATGTCCCCATATCCCAGATGGACACTTCAGATTCAAGGCCAACATTTATTTAGTTCTTACAGTCTGTGCTATGTCACTTAGAAAAGTGACATTAGTAGAAAACTTAAAGAATGTTCTCCTGcacaaacagaaacagaacaagCAGCACAGAATCTACTGCAACAGGCAGCTACTCAGATGATTTCATTACCCAGGGACAATGCTGTTACTCTGCAGTGACTCTCTGGCTCCATTCCATGCCAGGAAAACAAATATCCCTTGTTTTAGTATCAGTTCTTTTCAGCTCACCAGTTTTCCCCTTTGTTGAGCAGATCTGGTTTCCCGGAGTGTGTACACATCACCACAGACAGAGATCTCCCTCCAGACTCCAGGTTTGGACTCCTCAGTGAATCCTCCTTTTGGATGCATGACCAGAACCCCATTAGTTGTCAATCCATCCATGTGGCCATCaggatttttccattttgctgctttttcctgcaTGTGACAACCACCCCAGGAGAGGCAAGAGTTTTAGCTAGAAGTTCATGAACTCAAACTTTACACACTGAGGTTTCACTAAGCACTGTCTAAACACAACTCTTCCTCACTGTCCAGCAGTGGGTAAAagagatttattaaaaaaaaccacattttttcaGAGTATCTTGTGCCAGAGCAGGAATGCTTTTTGACTGCACACCTTCAACTGCTACTCtctgaaatattattattattttaaaatcagctggGTGCCTCTCACTGCAGAGATTAAGGCCTCCAAGGATCCAATCCACCCTGGAAGGGACACATCCTTTTCCACAATGCAGCTGACTTGTTCCTTGGTGCTCAGAACTGCAACTGCAGCTTCTATCACACCCAGCATCAAGAATTTATCAGGCAAACCTAaagagaagccagcagcagctaCTGAAGGAGAACTGTTAAAGACAATTATGACCCTGAGTCCATCTTGTCATAAATCAAGCCCATAAAAACTGCAATTTCTACTTAAGACTGCAGCTGCTACACTGGAGCAATAAAAGTCTAATGACAGCATATAAGTTACCAACTAGTACAAAGGAATTTTGGGGCTTTGAAGAGAGCAGAATAAATCCCAGAGTTTGCTCATATAGAACATAATTGTTAGTAGTACTTACAccaagaaatatatttttagaagaGTCAAAGCCAGCTGCAAAAATCCTTGCTGTGTAAGGTGGGCTCCTGTCACACACAATCCTGCAGGCAAAACGGGATATGGTGCTTTGGGTGATCTGGGTCTCATCATTATTTTGACTTCCAGAAATAGTATCTGTTACTACAAAGTCTATGGGGCTTTCTGTGGACCTCCCAACCTGCAAGAGTATAAAGATAATGgttgaattagaaaaaaaagccagagaaaCAGCAAGCATTAGGAATGGCATTTGGCAAAATTAATGTTGATGGCATCAGTGAGCTCCTTTCTATCAGATTTTTGGATGGCAAGAGCCAAGCAGGGACTGttctgtattttcacatttttcctttacagaaaCACATCACTGACTTGGCAAGACAATTTTTCACTTGTACAACTGCTGCACATCCTTGTCCAGCAATGAATTGTTGGGACAGAATGTCATCAACAGCATGAAAAGTATTCTCACCTTGATATTCCATA
This region includes:
- the PELI2 gene encoding E3 ubiquitin-protein ligase pellino homolog 2 — encoded protein: MFSPSQEEHCAPNKEPVKYGELVVLGYNGSLPNGDRGRRKSRFALYKRPKANGVKPSTVHVISTPQASKAISCKGQHSISYTLSRNQTVVVEYTHDKDTDMFQVGRSTESPIDFVVTDTISGSQNNDETQITQSTISRFACRIVCDRSPPYTARIFAAGFDSSKNIFLGEKAAKWKNPDGHMDGLTTNGVLVMHPKGGFTEESKPGVWREISVCGDVYTLRETRSAQQRGKLVENETNILQDGSLIDLCGATLLWRTADGLFHTPTQKHIEALRQEINAARPQCPVGLNTLAFPSINRKDVVEEKQPWAYLSCGHVHGYHNWGHRSDTEANERECPMCRTVGPYVPLWLGCEAGFYVDAGPPTHAFTPCGHVCSEKSAKYWSQIPLPHGTHAFHAACPFCATQLSGEHNCIKLIFQGPVD